The nucleotide window TACAGCGGCATTTAATGATTCGGCATCACCCCATTTTTCAATGGTTATTCTTTCGGTAAGCCGGTTCATTACTTCCGGCCTTATTCCTTTCGATTCATTACCAATCACCACCAGTCCGTTGGAAATTGCAGGTCTGTTTTTCAATGGAGCGCCATTTAACGCAGCACCATAAAAGGCTAATTCTTTATGCGCATCCATCCAGCTTTCCAGATCTGTATATAATAACTTTACCCTGAAAATACTTCCCATGGTAGCCTGTACTACCTTAGAATTATACGCATCAGCACAATCCTTACTGCAAATAACCTGGTGCACGCCAAACCAGTCTGCGATCCGGATAATCGTACCCAGGTTGCCAGGATCCTGGATACCATCAAGAATGATACCCGGCCGATCTGTTTTAAACTTAAAGTGTTCAACTCCCGGCTGGGCTACTATGGCCAGCACCTGGTTGGGCGTTTTGAGCTGTGATATTTTCTCCAGCTCAAAACCGGCTACTGCCTCGCAGTCAAC belongs to Niabella yanshanensis and includes:
- a CDS encoding TrmH family RNA methyltransferase, with the translated sequence MLNKSEVKYIQSLSQKKFRDEEGVYLAEGPKIVGEALTARRLEVKKIYALQEWLGLNEELCKNVDCEAVAGFELEKISQLKTPNQVLAIVAQPGVEHFKFKTDRPGIILDGIQDPGNLGTIIRIADWFGVHQVICSKDCADAYNSKVVQATMGSIFRVKLLYTDLESWMDAHKELAFYGAALNGAPLKNRPAISNGLVVIGNESKGIRPEVMNRLTERITIEKWGDAESLNAAVATGIILSHLRG